One genomic window of uncultured Campylobacter sp. includes the following:
- a CDS encoding FAD-dependent oxidoreductase, which yields MDYDIIVIGFGKAGKTLAAKSAALGKKVALIERSPQMYGGTCINVGCIPTKRLITASKEAGFVNFGVLGEYFVLSMQKKDELVEALRAKNLAMLKGSPNIDVIDGEGSFASANSVRVLSPDGQTREISAGTIVVNTGSKEVEPSFEVSSQIAYSSEEILNLKILPKHLVIIGGGFIGLEFASMFAGFGSKVSVLMRSKFMKNEDEDVAASVKSALQAQGVEIIEGCEFLSLKGGELKFNLAGESKTIAADAFLYALGRRANTSELNLAAAGVQTDARGNIITNEHLQSSAAGIYAAGDVRGGEMFTYTSLDDFRIIFSALFGDGARTTKNRTPHASVLFTRTPLARIGLSERQARESGREVKVLKLSMAAVPGAKVVAHDEGMMKAVVGAASGEILGAALHCVNAHEIVNELAIAMALGAKADFFKNQIFTHPSISEALNDLFGQF from the coding sequence ATGGATTATGATATCATCGTAATAGGCTTTGGCAAGGCGGGCAAAACCCTTGCCGCAAAATCCGCCGCGCTCGGTAAAAAGGTCGCTCTCATCGAGCGCTCGCCGCAGATGTACGGCGGCACCTGCATCAACGTAGGCTGCATCCCGACCAAGCGGCTAATTACCGCGAGCAAGGAAGCAGGTTTCGTAAATTTTGGCGTGCTCGGAGAGTATTTTGTGCTGAGTATGCAGAAAAAGGACGAGCTCGTAGAGGCGCTGAGGGCGAAAAATTTAGCAATGCTAAAGGGAAGCCCAAATATCGACGTAATCGACGGCGAGGGCTCTTTTGCGAGCGCGAATTCCGTGCGCGTGCTAAGTCCTGATGGACAAACGCGTGAAATTTCAGCAGGAACGATCGTCGTAAATACGGGCTCGAAGGAGGTTGAGCCGAGCTTTGAGGTAAGCTCGCAGATCGCTTATAGCAGCGAAGAAATTTTAAATTTAAAGATCCTGCCGAAGCATCTAGTAATCATCGGCGGCGGATTTATCGGGCTTGAGTTTGCTTCGATGTTTGCGGGATTCGGCTCGAAAGTTAGCGTGCTGATGCGATCGAAATTTATGAAAAACGAGGATGAGGATGTGGCCGCCAGCGTCAAATCCGCTCTGCAGGCCCAAGGCGTGGAGATTATCGAGGGCTGCGAGTTTTTGAGTTTAAAGGGCGGCGAGCTGAAATTTAACCTCGCGGGCGAGAGCAAGACGATCGCGGCGGACGCGTTTTTATACGCCCTCGGCCGTCGCGCAAATACGAGCGAGCTAAATTTAGCCGCTGCGGGGGTGCAGACGGACGCGCGCGGCAATATCATCACGAATGAGCATCTGCAAAGCTCGGCTGCTGGCATCTACGCAGCAGGCGACGTGCGCGGCGGCGAGATGTTTACCTACACGAGCTTAGACGATTTTAGGATCATTTTTAGCGCGCTTTTCGGAGACGGCGCTCGAACTACGAAAAATCGCACGCCGCATGCAAGCGTGCTGTTTACCCGTACGCCGCTAGCTCGCATCGGCCTTAGCGAGCGGCAGGCAAGAGAGAGCGGACGCGAGGTCAAGGTGCTAAAGCTTTCGATGGCGGCGGTGCCCGGCGCCAAAGTCGTAGCGCACGACGAGGGAATGATGAAAGCGGTCGTGGGCGCAGCTAGCGGCGAAATTTTAGGCGCGGCGCTTCACTGCGTAAACGCGCACGAGATCGTTAATGAGCTGGCGATCGCCATGGCACTGGGCGCGAAGGCGGACTTTTTCAAAAACCAAATTTTTACGCATCCTAGCATTAGCGAGGCACTGAACGATCTTTTTGGACAGTTTTAA
- a CDS encoding SemiSWEET family transporter, with product MSERNLQILGWAGTCLSVIMYVYYVPNIMANLDGNKVPFLQPLAAAINCTIWVSYGLLKPKKDYPLAAANFPGIIFGLLTAITAL from the coding sequence ATGAGTGAAAGAAATTTACAAATTTTAGGTTGGGCGGGCACATGCCTGTCGGTCATCATGTACGTGTACTACGTGCCGAACATAATGGCAAATTTAGACGGCAACAAAGTCCCGTTTCTCCAGCCGCTCGCAGCCGCGATAAACTGCACGATATGGGTTAGCTACGGTCTTTTAAAGCCTAAAAAGGACTATCCGCTCGCCGCGGCGAATTTCCCGGGGATCATCTTTGGGCTACTAACCGCAATAACCGCGCTTTAA
- a CDS encoding universal stress protein: MKKVIICVDQNALLKPVCDYGIYVAKSLGAELVFIHVVEIPELGENFYGLAAGGIVLGENDILANSYGSPTLGGVDAEKDHEEAEAMLDEYICAATAAGVKASKIIKDGDFIDVIAEYKDEAEIFVLGIKGSNNEDVGFNASVLIKELHVPSLLVNKEFSPINSVLIAFDGTDAAKRTLEFIKSSKLLASAHKHVLHINLDAAEGERMLDLAREILGTQNATFKYIQAEVPADEIIKYRRANNLDLIATGAFTKGFFKKLFLGSVSEDILHNALVPVLVLS, from the coding sequence ATGAAAAAGGTCATCATTTGCGTCGATCAAAACGCGCTTTTAAAACCCGTGTGTGATTATGGAATTTACGTCGCCAAAAGCCTCGGTGCCGAGCTTGTGTTTATCCACGTCGTAGAGATCCCCGAGCTTGGTGAGAATTTTTATGGGCTAGCCGCAGGCGGGATCGTCCTAGGAGAGAATGATATCCTTGCAAATAGCTACGGAAGTCCCACACTAGGCGGCGTGGATGCGGAAAAGGACCACGAAGAAGCCGAAGCGATGCTGGATGAATATATCTGCGCCGCGACTGCTGCGGGCGTAAAGGCGAGTAAGATCATCAAAGATGGCGATTTTATCGACGTTATCGCTGAGTACAAGGACGAAGCTGAAATTTTTGTACTCGGTATCAAGGGCTCAAATAACGAGGACGTAGGCTTTAACGCAAGCGTGCTAATAAAGGAGCTTCACGTGCCGTCGCTGCTCGTGAATAAGGAATTTTCACCTATTAACTCCGTGCTCATTGCGTTTGACGGCACTGACGCGGCGAAACGCACGCTTGAGTTTATAAAGAGCTCAAAGCTTCTTGCGAGCGCACATAAACATGTCTTGCACATCAATCTCGATGCCGCAGAGGGCGAGCGGATGCTAGATCTGGCGCGCGAAATTTTAGGCACTCAAAACGCCACTTTCAAATACATCCAAGCCGAAGTTCCCGCCGATGAGATCATCAAATATCGCCGCGCCAATAACCTCGATCTGATCGCTACCGGTGCCTTTACGAAGGGCTTTTTCAAAAAGCTCTTTTTAGGCAGCGTTTCCGAGGATATCTTGCACAATGCGCTTGTACCGGTGCTAGTGCTATCGTAA